One genomic segment of Streptomyces sp. TLI_146 includes these proteins:
- a CDS encoding type II secretion system F family protein produces MNLLPVVVTGATAGTGLALFIRELLTPQPSLAAALERSAPAGLAAPEPDLDREERWGRWLLARLERLPGVRVPTTDLALLGQGRGQFMLKKTALAAFGLLGPAIASIPWFMAGVALPFYLPAGAGLLAAGLLFLIPDLAVRDQAKRARQEFAHALSAYLDLVALKRAADAGPAEALEKAAQVGEGWPFLYLQGALHRARLEKIPPYQALAQLSARYGLPVLDDAADIMRGSATDGAAVYKALRARTAALNAELLADQAAEANAASESMSAPGALLAVLVMLLMAFPAVIRMLTV; encoded by the coding sequence GTGAACCTGCTCCCCGTCGTGGTGACCGGCGCCACGGCCGGCACCGGCCTAGCCCTCTTCATCCGCGAGCTCCTCACGCCCCAGCCCTCGCTGGCCGCAGCCCTGGAACGCAGTGCCCCGGCGGGCCTGGCGGCGCCCGAGCCGGATCTGGACCGCGAGGAGAGGTGGGGCCGGTGGCTCCTGGCCCGACTGGAGCGCTTGCCGGGCGTGCGGGTGCCCACCACGGACCTGGCCCTGCTCGGACAGGGGCGGGGACAGTTCATGCTCAAGAAGACCGCCCTCGCCGCCTTCGGCCTGCTGGGCCCGGCGATCGCCTCGATTCCCTGGTTCATGGCGGGCGTGGCCCTGCCGTTCTACCTACCCGCAGGCGCCGGGCTTCTCGCCGCAGGCCTGCTGTTCCTCATCCCCGATCTCGCCGTACGCGACCAGGCCAAGCGGGCGCGCCAGGAGTTCGCCCACGCCCTGTCCGCCTACCTGGACCTGGTCGCGCTCAAGCGGGCCGCCGACGCCGGCCCCGCCGAAGCACTGGAGAAGGCCGCCCAGGTCGGTGAGGGCTGGCCCTTCCTGTATCTCCAAGGCGCGCTGCACCGGGCCCGGCTGGAGAAGATCCCGCCCTACCAAGCACTCGCGCAGCTGTCCGCCCGCTACGGCCTGCCCGTCCTGGACGACGCCGCCGACATCATGCGCGGCAGCGCCACCGACGGCGCCGCCGTCTACAAGGCGCTACGGGCACGCACGGCCGCCCTGAACGCCGAACTGCTGGCCGATCAGGCCGCTGAGGCGAACGCGGCCAGCGAATCGATGTCCGCGCCCGGAGCCCTGCTGGCCGTCCTGGTGATGCTGCTGATGGCCTTCCCCGCGGTGATCCGCATGCTGACCGTCTAA
- a CDS encoding TadE/TadG family type IV pilus assembly protein, producing MTPQTRLTDWCQKRRWRDDRGDASIQMAIIFPFVLLATVAVIQASLWFYARQIALTAAREGLTAARTYQSNPADGAARARNVLGRSAGDSLRAYSVVASSDGQRVRVRVSGTALSILPGVPGLRVTQSASGPLERWVARP from the coding sequence ATGACTCCCCAGACGCGGCTGACCGACTGGTGTCAGAAGCGACGCTGGCGCGATGACCGCGGCGATGCCAGCATCCAGATGGCGATCATCTTCCCGTTCGTGCTGCTCGCCACGGTCGCCGTCATCCAGGCCTCCCTGTGGTTCTACGCCCGCCAGATCGCCCTGACCGCTGCCCGTGAGGGCCTCACCGCCGCCCGCACCTACCAGTCGAACCCCGCCGATGGAGCAGCCCGCGCACGCAACGTGCTGGGGCGCAGCGCCGGGGACAGCCTGCGCGCCTACAGCGTCGTCGCCAGCAGCGACGGGCAGCGGGTGCGGGTGCGGGTATCGGGCACGGCCCTGTCGATCCTGCCGGGTGTGCCGGGTCTGCGGGTGACGCAGTCGGCGTCCGGGCCCCTGGAACGCTGGGTGGCCAGACCGTGA
- a CDS encoding TadE/TadG family type IV pilus assembly protein, with translation MKQGRCAARWARTTRSDEGSAAIEAAIILPSLIMFLCLALAGGRIVTSAAKIDAAAQDAAREASIHRTATAALSAARSAADESLQDQGIRCASTSVSIDTGGLRVPVGQVGTVTATVTCTVPLADLLLPGVPGAKTLTATATSVVDQFRQRALGLARSDVPWSTNRSAGGQQ, from the coding sequence GTGAAGCAGGGGCGATGCGCGGCCCGTTGGGCCCGCACAACGCGCAGCGATGAGGGCAGCGCCGCGATCGAGGCGGCCATCATCCTCCCGTCGCTGATCATGTTCTTGTGCCTGGCGCTCGCTGGCGGCCGGATCGTCACCTCGGCCGCGAAGATCGACGCGGCGGCCCAGGACGCGGCGCGCGAGGCCTCGATCCACCGCACAGCCACAGCGGCCCTGAGCGCCGCGCGGTCAGCGGCTGATGAGTCCCTTCAGGACCAGGGCATCCGGTGCGCATCGACCAGCGTCAGTATCGACACCGGCGGTCTGCGCGTGCCAGTCGGGCAGGTCGGCACCGTCACGGCCACCGTGACCTGCACGGTCCCCCTGGCCGACCTCCTGCTGCCGGGCGTACCCGGAGCCAAAACCCTCACCGCGACAGCGACCTCGGTGGTCGACCAGTTCCGGCAACGAGCTCTTGGGCTCGCGCGTTCTGACGTGCCGTGGAGTACGAACCGAAGTGCGGGTGGTCAGCAGTGA
- a CDS encoding TadE/TadG family type IV pilus assembly protein: MHFPQRNLCRARRDDRGGVSVFVAVCVTALIGIIGVAVDGGSTMRAIERTDYLAGEAARAGGQALSPAAAISGTAAVVDPQAAQAAAQAYLRSAGATGTVSVSDGGRTLTVTITASCPTKFLAAVGIGSLPVTGHATATLLHGVTAPEGQGH, from the coding sequence ATGCACTTCCCTCAGAGGAACCTGTGCCGCGCACGACGGGACGACCGGGGCGGCGTCAGTGTATTCGTCGCCGTGTGTGTCACCGCGCTGATCGGCATCATCGGCGTCGCCGTCGACGGCGGCAGCACGATGCGTGCCATCGAGCGCACGGACTACCTCGCGGGCGAGGCCGCACGCGCCGGCGGGCAAGCCCTGAGCCCCGCCGCTGCGATCAGCGGCACAGCGGCCGTCGTGGATCCGCAGGCTGCGCAGGCGGCAGCCCAGGCGTACCTGCGCTCCGCCGGTGCCACCGGGACGGTCAGCGTCTCCGACGGCGGCAGGACGCTCACCGTCACGATCACCGCCTCCTGCCCCACGAAATTCCTCGCCGCAGTGGGCATCGGCTCTCTGCCGGTGACCGGCCACGCCACGGCCACCCTCCTGCATGGCGTCACAGCCCCAGAAGGGCAAGGCCACTGA
- a CDS encoding LysM peptidoglycan-binding domain-containing protein, translating to MHTTVSPHAASPGRTLAQVLTAALGLLALVATVIGLPLLLAWATPAIWAATHDDVAHLLDRQDTGAVFLLLLVTAGWAGWGQFTFCALRELIAQMRGRAWHAPRGMGASQRAAALLIGSIVVLLPTGSALASTTPTGQVATAARQPGQTPPPQATQSEHGRPPAAATAAAGTTYTVRQTRPAQSLWGIAEQQLGDGERWREIAELNEGRTMADGTPFRTNGFLQPGWQLRMPQTGTAAKGARTQRGTAPLLMCRASARSRSTRASPCRGSRQ from the coding sequence ATGCACACCACCGTCTCCCCGCACGCCGCATCCCCGGGCCGCACGCTGGCACAGGTCCTCACCGCCGCGCTGGGTCTGCTGGCCCTGGTGGCCACGGTCATCGGGCTGCCGCTCCTCCTGGCGTGGGCCACCCCCGCCATCTGGGCCGCTACCCACGACGACGTCGCACACCTGCTGGACCGGCAGGACACCGGCGCAGTGTTCCTTCTGCTGCTCGTCACGGCCGGCTGGGCCGGGTGGGGGCAGTTCACGTTCTGCGCCCTGCGGGAGCTCATCGCGCAGATGCGGGGCCGTGCCTGGCATGCCCCGCGGGGGATGGGCGCCTCGCAGCGAGCCGCGGCCCTACTGATCGGCAGCATCGTGGTGCTCCTGCCCACCGGCTCCGCCCTCGCCTCCACCACACCCACCGGGCAGGTGGCCACGGCGGCCCGCCAGCCCGGGCAGACCCCGCCGCCGCAGGCCACCCAGAGCGAACACGGTAGGCCGCCCGCAGCGGCCACGGCGGCAGCCGGCACGACGTACACCGTGCGCCAGACGCGGCCCGCGCAGAGCCTGTGGGGCATCGCCGAGCAGCAGTTGGGCGACGGCGAGCGGTGGCGGGAGATCGCCGAGCTCAACGAGGGCCGCACCATGGCCGACGGCACACCCTTCCGGACGAACGGCTTCCTGCAGCCCGGCTGGCAGCTGCGCATGCCACAGACCGGCACAGCGGCGAAAGGCGCCCGTACCCAGCGGGGGACAGCACCCCTGCTCATGTGCAGGGCGAGCGCCCGGTCACGGTCCACCCGGGCCAGTCCCTGTCGGGGATCGCGGCAGTAG
- a CDS encoding bacterial transcriptional activator domain-containing protein, translating into MLGAGALLAAAVTGALALRRTLQRRRRKPGETIAIAPQTSTAEAQLAAAADTGSASRLDAALRTLAHHLTQQDDDTALPPPLRAARIGTRTIEVLPDNQGQEPVAPFTAGQDGWWVVPADATLLDEEAVREIPPPYPALVTIGSTTAGDLLLLNLAQLPALLLDGAPLHITEVCTSLALELAMSPWAATTEIVIVGFGEELPQLLPTARITHLRQAAHALRDLSEQLLETHQIPDTAHHPYVLLCASALDPDISWQFADLIGRASSLSVTLIAPASTTCGHFPQAQTLNASLNEPQALDCTGTTITVQRLEQAAYQQITTALKASAQPPHPAEGAWKDVPDEPGTIQQSNPAPSQEPPVRKAATPPTPKPTAATQASNEVFPALLAATTAPSVIRLQTTPRPSPPHETEAGPGTPAASPRTPASPPPAPSPTSPQAAQANTPAAPSLQGGPTTAAEHAAPGLHTPEIRVLGPLEVTGVDNTGHGPKMKQLAALLYFRPGHNADVLCADMDPAHPWSTRTLNARLQGLRHCLGSDPCGTLYVPRRKTGEDPYRLDPSVRCDWSHFLHLAERAMPLGLAGLTDLETALALVRGTPFGGRPLPWAEPLQQEMLTRIIDVAHTIAVHRTAPGPHHDLSAARHAIMTGLDADESAEVLYRDWIRLEAACGNRTGLHTAINRIQEVNQTLDCSLETETEQLIHELLNTRKASVPSEDCPL; encoded by the coding sequence GTGCTCGGCGCCGGCGCCCTGCTCGCAGCTGCTGTCACCGGCGCGCTCGCCCTGCGCCGCACCCTGCAGCGCCGCCGCCGCAAACCCGGCGAGACGATCGCCATCGCCCCTCAGACATCCACGGCCGAGGCCCAGTTGGCGGCGGCCGCCGACACCGGTAGCGCATCCCGCCTGGACGCGGCCCTGCGCACCCTCGCCCACCACCTGACCCAGCAGGACGACGACACCGCGCTGCCGCCACCGCTGCGGGCCGCCCGGATCGGGACCCGGACCATCGAGGTACTGCCCGACAACCAAGGCCAGGAACCGGTAGCACCCTTCACCGCCGGGCAGGACGGCTGGTGGGTCGTGCCCGCTGACGCCACCCTCCTGGACGAGGAGGCCGTCCGGGAGATACCGCCGCCCTATCCCGCACTGGTCACCATCGGCAGCACCACAGCGGGCGACCTGCTGCTCCTCAACCTCGCACAGCTGCCCGCCCTGCTGCTGGACGGCGCCCCGCTCCACATCACCGAGGTCTGTACCTCCCTCGCCCTCGAACTCGCCATGAGCCCCTGGGCCGCCACCACCGAGATTGTCATCGTCGGGTTCGGTGAGGAGCTACCGCAGCTGCTGCCCACCGCGCGGATCACCCACCTGCGCCAAGCCGCCCACGCGCTGCGCGACCTGAGTGAACAGCTGCTGGAAACACATCAGATACCCGACACAGCACATCATCCCTACGTGCTGCTGTGCGCATCCGCGCTGGACCCGGACATTTCTTGGCAGTTCGCCGACCTGATCGGCAGAGCTAGCTCCCTGTCCGTCACATTGATCGCCCCGGCGAGTACGACGTGCGGCCACTTCCCCCAGGCGCAAACCCTCAACGCCTCCCTCAACGAACCCCAGGCCCTCGACTGCACCGGCACAACGATCACCGTGCAGCGCCTGGAACAGGCCGCCTACCAGCAGATCACCACCGCCCTCAAAGCCTCCGCACAGCCACCCCACCCAGCCGAAGGAGCCTGGAAGGACGTCCCGGACGAGCCCGGCACCATCCAGCAGAGCAACCCGGCACCATCCCAGGAACCCCCTGTGCGCAAAGCCGCCACGCCCCCCACTCCGAAGCCGACAGCGGCCACGCAGGCCAGCAACGAGGTGTTCCCGGCCCTGCTCGCCGCCACCACCGCCCCCTCCGTAATCCGCCTCCAGACCACCCCCAGACCATCACCGCCACACGAAACTGAAGCCGGCCCCGGCACCCCAGCAGCCAGTCCCCGCACCCCCGCCTCCCCACCGCCCGCTCCTTCCCCCACCAGCCCACAGGCCGCGCAAGCCAACACCCCCGCAGCCCCCAGCCTGCAAGGGGGCCCCACCACGGCGGCTGAACACGCCGCACCCGGCCTGCACACCCCCGAGATCCGCGTCCTGGGCCCACTGGAAGTGACAGGCGTGGACAACACCGGCCACGGCCCGAAAATGAAACAACTCGCCGCCCTGCTCTACTTCCGGCCCGGACACAACGCCGATGTCCTGTGCGCCGACATGGACCCCGCCCACCCCTGGTCCACGCGCACCCTTAACGCACGACTCCAAGGCCTGCGCCACTGCCTGGGCAGCGACCCCTGCGGCACCCTCTACGTCCCCCGGCGCAAGACCGGCGAAGACCCCTACCGGCTTGACCCGAGCGTGCGCTGCGACTGGAGCCACTTCCTGCACCTCGCCGAACGCGCCATGCCACTGGGATTGGCAGGCCTCACCGACCTGGAAACGGCCCTGGCACTGGTACGGGGCACACCGTTCGGCGGCCGGCCGCTGCCCTGGGCCGAGCCCCTGCAGCAGGAGATGCTCACCCGGATCATCGACGTCGCCCACACCATCGCCGTCCACCGCACCGCACCCGGCCCCCACCACGATCTGAGCGCCGCACGCCACGCCATCATGACCGGACTCGACGCCGACGAATCGGCCGAAGTGCTCTACCGGGACTGGATCCGGCTGGAAGCAGCATGCGGCAACCGCACCGGCCTCCATACCGCCATCAACCGCATCCAAGAAGTCAACCAGACACTCGACTGCTCCCTGGAGACCGAGACGGAACAACTGATCCACGAACTCCTCAACACCCGGAAGGCCTCAGTGCCGTCTGAGGACTGTCCTTTATAA
- a CDS encoding helix-turn-helix domain-containing protein, whose protein sequence is MHQLLTEGDRHGAYTSPTRQRGGHNSAASDHAWALTRAVAAGAVQAGWSRAAFVQVLLDGPYPAGKPARALQHRRGYDTAVTWLHRAFDGAHHYLQNGRDPLCGRQDFHAALAAYRTRIERTPWPGTAAKTDLRNLLARLDICARSGGWDHTVSERDLAERMGCARTTTHRSNQRLQHARLLRQLDHGSPTQGARWMLLAPTGTGPLNLSHDESTPQRPQAGGAMSGPAMRHTHHPTGEHGHGDSDADLDTHTAARLMPLDAFAHRGLSSSGLAILAALAEHDGQTLAELQGSASISRATAYRQTNTLTHLGLIQREGELLHLTPDALAGTGQRGPYCEQPAADWTDVAKRLGVHGTAHRRRRHHNAERARWHNQQARFTDRARQTTPVPPRKPPGEAIQPHRQGTYKTAGSPTEQPGREGWNTAESTPGYSPASAIPVAPSWQTVPCVPVESGSPRQGPSGHSRVMDGR, encoded by the coding sequence ATGCACCAGCTCCTGACCGAAGGCGACCGGCACGGCGCCTACACCAGCCCAACCCGGCAGCGCGGCGGCCACAACAGTGCAGCCTCCGACCACGCCTGGGCGCTCACACGCGCTGTGGCCGCAGGGGCGGTGCAGGCGGGCTGGAGCCGGGCCGCGTTCGTCCAAGTCCTCCTGGACGGCCCCTACCCGGCCGGAAAGCCCGCCCGCGCCCTCCAGCACCGACGCGGCTACGACACCGCTGTCACCTGGCTGCACCGCGCCTTCGACGGCGCCCACCACTACCTCCAGAATGGCCGTGACCCGCTGTGCGGCCGGCAGGACTTCCACGCCGCCCTCGCCGCCTACCGCACCCGCATCGAACGCACACCCTGGCCCGGCACCGCCGCCAAAACCGACCTGCGTAATCTCCTCGCCCGGCTGGACATCTGCGCCCGGTCAGGCGGATGGGACCACACCGTCTCCGAACGCGACCTCGCCGAACGCATGGGCTGCGCCCGCACCACCACCCACCGCTCCAACCAACGCCTCCAGCACGCACGGCTGTTACGCCAGCTCGACCACGGCTCCCCCACCCAAGGCGCCCGCTGGATGCTCCTCGCCCCCACCGGCACCGGCCCCCTCAATCTGTCGCACGATGAGTCCACCCCCCAACGGCCGCAGGCTGGGGGGGCCATGAGTGGACCCGCCATGAGACACACCCACCACCCCACGGGCGAACATGGCCACGGCGACAGTGACGCCGACCTCGACACCCACACCGCCGCACGACTCATGCCCCTCGACGCCTTCGCCCACCGCGGACTCAGCAGCAGCGGACTCGCCATCCTCGCCGCACTCGCCGAACACGACGGACAGACCCTGGCCGAACTCCAAGGATCCGCGTCCATCTCCCGCGCCACCGCCTACCGCCAAACCAACACGCTCACCCACCTCGGCCTCATCCAACGCGAAGGCGAACTCCTGCACTTGACTCCCGACGCTCTCGCCGGAACAGGCCAGCGCGGCCCCTACTGCGAACAGCCGGCCGCGGACTGGACCGACGTGGCAAAGCGCCTGGGCGTGCACGGCACCGCCCATCGCCGCCGACGACACCACAACGCCGAACGCGCCCGATGGCACAACCAACAAGCCCGATTCACAGACCGGGCCAGACAGACAACGCCAGTACCACCACGTAAACCGCCGGGCGAAGCCATCCAGCCCCACCGTCAAGGCACCTACAAGACCGCCGGCTCCCCCACCGAACAGCCGGGCAGGGAGGGTTGGAACACAGCTGAGTCAACCCCCGGTTACTCACCGGCATCCGCCATTCCAGTTGCCCCATCGTGGCAGACGGTTCCCTGCGTACCAGTCGAATCTGGCTCTCCTAGGCAGGGACCAAGTGGCCACTCTCGGGTGATGGACGGCAGGTGA
- a CDS encoding pentapeptide repeat-containing protein produces the protein MILVGVFALLLMVMWRAPWFLDHAELGHLKEAGPQATVVSGFRTALAALLVAAAGAVSLVFTSRTLRVAQDALEHNRQHDSRQEALAREAHLTDYLVKAVSLLAEGDLNLRLGGLYALERIMRDSVKDHDTVVQLLSAYIRAYSRQRPDDDEWRLRDDVQTALTILARRPPDPSERAEIDLSYTDLRGARLRNAHLPGAQFIKSNLDRADFDHVDLAGCDFTDATLVRADLVSSSLRDVRLQEADLQLANLKEADINGALLHRAKLACDDTNLATVTVQQLLTASVTHQTVLGSAHSQAEGMQAHINECTQAFIDGTTHVGE, from the coding sequence TTGATACTCGTCGGTGTCTTCGCCCTACTTCTGATGGTGATGTGGCGGGCACCTTGGTTCTTGGACCATGCCGAACTGGGCCACCTCAAAGAGGCGGGCCCTCAAGCGACGGTAGTGTCCGGGTTCCGAACCGCGCTGGCTGCGCTGCTGGTCGCTGCAGCGGGAGCGGTCAGCCTGGTATTCACCTCACGAACTCTGCGGGTGGCGCAGGATGCTCTGGAGCATAACCGTCAGCATGACAGCCGCCAGGAAGCGCTGGCCAGGGAAGCTCATCTGACGGATTACTTGGTCAAGGCTGTCAGTCTGCTCGCCGAGGGCGATCTGAATCTGCGACTGGGCGGTCTCTATGCCCTGGAGCGCATCATGAGGGATTCGGTAAAGGACCATGACACCGTGGTCCAGCTGCTGTCGGCCTACATCCGCGCGTACTCTCGCCAGCGGCCCGATGATGACGAGTGGCGTCTTCGCGACGACGTGCAAACGGCCCTGACCATCCTCGCCAGACGTCCCCCAGATCCCAGCGAGCGGGCCGAGATCGATCTCAGTTACACCGACCTCCGCGGTGCCCGGCTCCGCAACGCCCATCTGCCCGGCGCACAGTTCATCAAGTCCAACCTGGACAGGGCGGACTTCGATCATGTCGATCTGGCCGGATGCGATTTCACTGATGCCACTCTCGTCAGGGCAGACCTGGTGAGCAGCAGCCTTCGTGACGTTCGTCTCCAAGAGGCAGACTTGCAGCTGGCCAATCTCAAAGAGGCGGACATCAACGGCGCTCTCCTTCACCGCGCAAAGCTGGCCTGTGACGACACGAACCTCGCTACCGTAACCGTCCAGCAGCTCCTCACCGCCAGCGTCACGCATCAGACCGTCCTTGGCTCAGCACACAGCCAAGCCGAGGGTATGCAGGCACACATCAACGAGTGCACTCAAGCATTCATCGACGGAACAACACATGTAGGTGAGTGA
- a CDS encoding RNA polymerase sigma factor, which produces MSEAPVQAGQEESFPRQQEGRSLREQTVRRDDFPAFYRAQKKHLTAFLAYLGADLHDADDLAHDCLLKLLPHLWRSIEFPHAYLRTVAFHAYLRQGERTREVPMDQLPVLPGGLDPVRCVELSEMTARIREAVAQLPSGERTVMAFVLSDADAGEIAVALNVELGTVYTRVSRARARLKVALGWAEGEEDA; this is translated from the coding sequence ATGAGCGAAGCCCCGGTGCAGGCCGGGCAGGAAGAGTCCTTCCCGCGCCAGCAGGAGGGACGCTCCCTGCGGGAGCAGACCGTACGGCGCGATGATTTCCCTGCCTTCTATCGTGCGCAGAAGAAGCATCTGACAGCGTTTTTGGCGTACCTGGGGGCGGACCTGCACGACGCGGACGACTTGGCGCATGACTGCCTGCTCAAGTTGCTACCTCACCTGTGGAGGTCCATCGAGTTCCCCCATGCCTATCTGCGGACGGTCGCCTTTCATGCCTATCTGAGGCAGGGGGAACGGACTCGTGAGGTGCCGATGGATCAACTGCCGGTGCTGCCCGGCGGCCTTGACCCCGTGAGGTGCGTGGAGCTGTCCGAGATGACCGCGAGGATCAGGGAGGCGGTCGCGCAGCTGCCATCAGGCGAGCGCACCGTGATGGCGTTCGTGCTCAGCGACGCCGACGCGGGCGAGATCGCTGTGGCGCTCAATGTGGAACTCGGCACTGTCTACACGAGAGTCTCCCGTGCACGCGCACGTCTGAAGGTCGCGCTCGGCTGGGCGGAAGGAGAAGAGGATGCGTGA